The sequence below is a genomic window from Lolium perenne isolate Kyuss_39 chromosome 4, Kyuss_2.0, whole genome shotgun sequence.
gatcaagatcttctacgcgcttttgcaagcggcaagtgatcgtctaccgcagcaataagagcctactcttataggctttggaaatcttcaagggtgagtctcgatcatcctctcgttgctcccgtcttctagattgcatcttggcttggattgcgttctcgcagtaggaatttttttgttttctatgcaacgaatccctacactaacATGCTAGGTCAATGGGGTAATGTGTGTGAGAGAGGAAGAAGATAGGCTGCTGACAGGTGGGCCCCGCTAACAGAAATTACAACACGCCGTATCTAAGTGCCATGTCAGCCCGACGTGCCGTGTCAATCCATCATAAAATTTggtttagtgcacattataaaaaaACTGCACTAGGGTAGCATTTTGTCGCAGTAATGTAAAATGATCGATTTTTCAAAATTATGCCGGAAAATTGCAATTTTATGCTAAGAACTCTTAGAACATGGGTACTTGGAATAAGTTTCGAGCATGTAAATGATTTTTTTTGAACAAAAATGGGTCTAGAAGACCCTAGCGATTCATTCAGTCCATCACACGTGGCGCGTACATATTACATAAAAGCTCTTTTACATCTCTCGCACCGGGAAACCTAAATTTTGAAGAAAGGGCTTCTAGGAATGCAGAAAACACCCTAGAACTAAAAGATGAAAAGCGATAAGGTCCTTGGGTGCCCCCACCACCTCTCGTCAGTGATCTCAAGACTTGACCGTCGAGATCTGATGCCAAAGCGCTCGACAGCATACATCCAGCTGTGCATCACAAACGCTagccactcctcctcctccggggaCAAACCACTTGGCGGTGGAGAAGCGTCGAGCTCCGACGAAGGATGTGAAGAAGGTCCTCCATCCTGGAGGTAGAGTAGGGGTCGCCATGTCGGCGAAGGATCGCAGCGTCGATAGAAGACTCTGTGTGTTCCGCATGAAGGAGCCCTAGAAGAGAAGCTCCATAGCACCTCGAAAGCAATCGTCTATGCAGAGCTTGGGGAGTACCCGCTCCACTGCCACTTCCCTCCTCACCACTACGGCAGGCCAAGGGAAATTGCAGCCGAGCACTCCTCCACCTCGAACATCAGTGCACCGCGCCTCAACTCCTCCTCGCCACCAAGGCTAGCCAGGAGAGAAGCAGCAGGGCACCTCGCTGCTCCGATTTGGCCCTCCTCCTTGCCACCACAGTCGGCTAGGAGAGTTTCTTCTTCGCAACAACATCGGGAAGGAGCATAGCCTGGAGCCACAAAATTATTGAGGAATACGGTGTCGCCCTCACCACAACCTCTCTCCAACCATAGGAGCAGAGAGAGGGCAAGCAGCAACCCAAAGACGGCCTAGATCAGGCGACTGAGATCCGAGCCACCGCCTTCTCTACGGGGCATACACCCAAACGCTGGCATCAAGCCAAAAACAGAGAAGAAACCTATAGATCATCTACTCCTAATCTACTCCAGCACCAAACCTAGACCAGCTCCAAGCAGCTATTCCGGCGGAGCGGCCTTCAGCGGTCAACGGTGAAGATAGGGCAGAATTACCGAGAGGACATCGgggatgggggggggggggggtgatgaTGTCTGTCGATGAGCATGTAAATGATGTATACATCTATGTGCATAAGAAGTGTGGAATTTGTATGTAACGTAAGTCCATTTTTATATTTTCTACGGAGACCACATACGTGCCAATATGTATGTTTCGTTTTCAACTTTTCTTCCGAAACTAATATGACTGTTGCACCATTTTAAAATCGGGACCATGAGTACCCAAGAGCAGTCACATATTATTTATCAAGTGTGATGTGACTTTATGTTCTCGAAAAATTAACTCAAGCTAGTTGTGCACTCAGCACCTTCCAACCTGAACGCCAAGGTGCACATCTAGCCGTCCAATGTCGACCCCCAGGGAGACACCGGGCAAAACCCTAGCTCCGCCTACAACCACATCCCGGCGGCTTCCACTGCCACCGCAGCTGCCGGCGAGGGCCGCGGTGGTGGCAGGCCCGGTGTCGAAGGCGTCAGGGGTTGCTTCGCGGTGGGAGACCTCTGGCGACAGCTTGGGACGACGCTAGGTTTCGGCTGCGTGTGGCAACTAGGGCGGCGTCCCTGTCCATGCGGTGACGGCGAGTTTTCCCGGGCGCGACTCCTGCGCGAGATGGCAGTTTGCGGTGGAGCGGCGATGCCCTGTGCAGTGGCGGCTTCCTTTGGGCGTCCACGCAAGGGGAGGAGGTTGCGGCCGCTGGTCTAGGCTCCTGCCTAGATCCGCCATCGGCGTGGCTGCCGATCACCCGGAGGTGCGTGGGGAGGCGGCGCGGTGCACTATGTCAGCCTTGGGTCGGAGAGTGCACATGGTTCATGCTTAGGCTTGCCTCCTCTTCCGCCGGAGGGGGTCGGCCGACGGGCGGCGGCATGGGGGCCTGCTCGTCTGCTTCGAAATAATGGCAGTGGGTAGTCCGTGGATCCCTCTCACACTGTGATAACGAACTTCCTGGCGCATGTCTTCATTGATCTTGGATGGACTGTCGAGTTCCGGAAGCCTACGCCGACGAATTCCAAATGGACGACATGCCTAGATTTTACGGAACGGAAGAGTGTTTTTTTTGATCATTTGATTTTAGAGGGAGCGTTGCGAAGCTCAGCGGTTTGTTGCCGTCATGCGACTTCTCTTAGTTCCACGATCAAGTCAGACACGAAGAATGTCATGGAAGCAGAGACCTGAGGATTAGCAATGGAGGTTTGTGTCTTGGTGGTGATGAGATTCTGTCTTGGTGCTTTCTAACTTAGAGCAGCGACATTAGCAAGTGGGGGTGAGAATTCAGTGTCTAACCTTGCAGGGTAAAAACCCAAGGTTTAGGATACGTTTGGTTTGTGACCAATCCCAACCACACCAAAATTTTGCCTTGCCCGTGCCATTTGGTTGCCTTTTGGATCAACGCCAAAAATTTGGCTCACCCTTGCACACCCTGAGCATCCTAGTGTTATTTGCGCCAACTTGCGGGCGTGCCATGGGCGCAGAAAACGACCACCAAAATTTTGGTCATGCCAATATTTTGGTGGGGCCAGTTGGGGCtcaaaccaaacatgcccttagtcttaattggttgtgtctggtAATGATTTTTTTAAGGTATTGTTTTGTGAGAGCGATGATAACGTTTGTCCAATGTTTGCTTCTTGGAGAAGGTATTTTTTAAGATGAAGGATTTCCAGTGCTGTCTTGGTGGTGTTTGATCTGTTGTTAAAATTTTTTTTGTCACTATAACATGCTTTTTCTGTAACTCATctttcttttttggttgtgttGCATATGTATTGCCAATAGAACACTCTATTGTTGTAGAGGCTAGATAGAATTGGTATCTTCGCGATATAATTATATGTATTTATAAAAAAAAACTCAAGCTAGATGATcagaaaataaaatgggagctgcAATATAACTGTATCTACCATCTCAGCATCCAACATCTTCAAGTACATCTAGTCGCCACAAAATCCAATTCAGTTACTGATAAAAAAAGAGTAACTATTTTTTCAACCTATTTTTGGGGCAGTTGATCGGTGGCCCTGTTTTTCCTGATCCAGGTTCATTATCGTCTCACAGTCACCGATCAAACTCAGGTTAACCGGCGTGCGATATCGCGGAGGCCGGCGGCACGACGCACCCCTCCACCAGCGGCAAGCCGGCGGCGACGCTCCCGCTCGCCGTGATATAGCGCCGTCCCATCCCCAATCCGAGCGGCACGACCGCGCACACGAAGAAAAACTAACCACGACCCCCCGCCGCCACCATACTCCCCTCCCTCCTCGCCACCGTCGGCTCCCTCGCCACAGGCACCGTCGCGGCCCTCGCGGCGGCTGCGGCGGGGGCAGCGGCGCACGCGGGATCCCTGCCCCGCGCCCGCTcggccgcggcggcggccatgTCGACGGCCCGCGTCTACGCCGACGTCAACGTGCACCGCCCCAGGGAGTACTCCGACTACGAGGCCCTCTCCGTCCAATGGGGGTAAAAAACTAAACTAACGCCTTACTCTGCTCCGTTTCTTCTCGTACCATGATCTAGAGGTAGTGTGATAATGCGAGAGGGTCGCATCTAGAATTCACCAAACGACAAGGTGTTACTGCTGGAGCGTTGGGGGATAGATTGTAGATGCTGTGTTCGAAGACTTTATATGATCTTGTAATAGGGGAGCGGCTTTATGTGATCTTTTGTGGAGCTGTGGAGATTGGAGCGAGCTGGATGGAGTATTGTATTGCTTGATCGGTGTATCTTGCAGTGGAGAAGTTAATCTACTTTAAACTTTGCAGGATTACTATTTGAAAACCTTCAGTCACCGGGTTATGATCGTGTGATTTCTTTGTTTGGGTGTTTGTATGAGGTTAGATTAGATAAGGAGCTGATTGTGAGCACTACTGACAAGCATTTCGCGGTTTTGGGTTGTCTGACTATCTTTGTTATGCGAGCTGTTGTGCTTGTTAGGAGAATAGCATATACAAATTTTGGTTGATTGAGTCCTGCATTCAGAGCACTGTATGCTAAAGAGTATAATCACCACTGAAAGGGCTCATTCAGTGAGACCCTTTAAATCAGAGAACTGTATACTAAACGACTAAATTAAATAGCTTCAATGGAGACCATTTAATATCTCTGTTGGAGGTTAGCTTGAGTAAAACAGAGTGGAGTTGCACCAGCCAAAATACCTAATTGGATGATTTGTTCAAATGTGTTAGTGGTAGTTATGTGACACCTCAATTGTTATTATATGGCAGTGAATCCTCTTCTACCTACTTTGTTCCAAAATTTTGATTGTTCAATAGTAACATATTTATGTTGTAAATTTTGGAGTAAAACTCAGTTACTAGTGATGATGTACTGTTATCAACTGATGATTCTTCTTGTCCATTCAGTGAGCAGGATGACTACGAGGTCGTGCGGAAAGTAGGCAGAGGTAAATACAGTGAAGTCTTTGAAGGAGTGAATGTAACAAACGATGAGCGCTGTGTCATTAAAATCCTCAAGCCTGTTAAGAAAAAGAAGGTATCCTTGCTTACTTTGAAGGTTAACACCTATTTTATGGGAGTCTGCATTTCGTACTTCTCTAACTTTGGTTTCCTCCTTGGTTAATCTACTGAAAAGTATCACCGTGATTCTGTTTAATTCCATTTCGAACATTTTCAGTTTATAGCTGACGTTTATAAGTAAGAAGCAGTTCAAAGGATCTTATGTCTCTTCATGCTTTTAAATCCGTAACTTACTGTGCACCACATCTTGTGACTAACCCGTTTTGCATTTTATAAAATTTTACTGTTAAGAAACCATTTTAGCATTAGTTCTATTATTTAGTCTTTGAACTTTTCTGCCAACAAGTTTCCTCTGTTTATGGAACTGCACGGTGTTACTTTTGCTCATTTATTGGCTAGTCACGTTCTGCTGCATACAACCATACTTAATATAATGTACATATCAAAGTATGTCTGTATCCAGTTGtcatttgtttgtttgtttgtttttgcAGATAAAGAGGGAAATAAAGATACTTCAGAATCTTTTTGGCGGTCCAAATATTGTTAAGCTTCTCAATATCGTTCGAGATCAGCAATCAAAGACTCCAAGTTTGGTGTTTGAATATGTAAACAGCACAGATTTCAAAGTTCTCTATCCAACATTTACAGACTATGACATCCGGTTCTATATCTATGAACTTCTTAAGGTACCATCTTCTGTTTTTTTTCTAAATCATTGGATGATGCATTCAACCATTATTACTTTTAGCCAATAGGGCTGTCAGTACTTCTGTGGCTGTAGACATCTAGCGCTGCTTTGAGCTAAATCTTTCACAATAAATTTTGCTGCAATGACTTTGTAGTCGCGGTGTTTGTGTTTGTAGTTCAACATTGATAGTTCCAGTGTTTGGCTTACATATCCTCCTTGAGAGGCTGAGCTAAGTCTCAACTATGGGGATAAATTCTGCATATGGTCCTTGTATGTTGAAGCATCGCGGATAGGGTTGAGGGTACTGTTAAAATAAATATATGCATAAACTGTAAAAGGATAAATAGTCTTGGCAAGTATAAGGCTGTGATTCTGACTGACTATTATTTTGAATGTGAGTCTGGGTGCAGCAGTATAATTTACTTGCTGCATGGCTAGTCTAGCATGTATACTCTCCCAATTTTTTTGATTGCTATGTTCTGTTTGACTTTGGATGTGATGAACCATGTATCTTCTAAAATTAGCTTATTGGAGCATTAGAAAATTTTATGGCATATGTTATTGAATTAAGTGGTTTAAACTATATGTCTTAGTTCCTTTGAACAAAATTATTATTGCAATGATAGTGGATAAGCAAATTCAGTGACCGATAATTTCATAAACTTTTTCATATGTTTATTTCAACATGGTTTTCGTTTGAACAAGTAATCAAGAGTTTTTTGCTTTCTCGTTGGTATATGGTAAGAAAACTGGATCATTTCACTACTCTCTAAATGAACTGAGTTCTTTTAGTATGTTGGAACTATAGGATCTCCATTGTGCTATTTATTTAGTTGCTGATTCATTACATATTCTAGATTTTGTTTCCTCTAGGATTTTGAGTTTGTTACCTAGAAAACCATATTTTCAATGGATTTCTTACCTAGAAAACCATTTTAAATGGATTTCTTACCTAGAAAACCATATTTTCAATACAGTACTGATTGCCAGCCTGCTCATATTTCAGGCACTAGATTACTCCCATTCCCAAGGAATTATGCATCGTGATGTCAAGCCTCACAATGTTATGATTGACCATGAGCTTCGCAAGCTTCGCTTGATTGATTGGGGACTTGCTGAGTTTTACTTTCCTGAGAAGGAGTACAATGTTCGTGTTGCTTCGAGGCAAGTTGATAGAATATGACATTCTGTAGCTTTGGTCATTTATGGCAACAAGAGAACCAAGTATACAGTGTCACTATTTATGCATTGCTTTGTTTTATCATTAGTTCCTCATACAATTTCTTTTATTCAAGTTCTGATAAATATATCTTAAGCAACAAATCGTTCTGCCACCCAGCATTCCCTTGTTTTTGGTAGATTTGCTCTACTTAATGTCGCAGGATTGTTAtatgttttcaaattttgaatacCTTTCTATTTAGCAAAATCATGATTTCAAAGTTGCTGTTTTGATGGATTGGAGTTACATATTTCTGTACTAAGGTTACAGGAGAAATTTATTAGACTCAGGGCTGTATGAACCCTCTGCACATGTGGATAGATATTTTAAATGTGATGTTTTTCTCCATTCAGGTATTTTAAAGGGCCGGAGTTGCTTGTTGACTTCCAAGGGTATGATTACTCTTTGGATATGTGGAGTCTTGGCTGTATGTTTGCTGGAATGGTGtgtttcctttctatgatttGTAAACAATGTGATGAAATACGCAATAGCTTTGCTTCTGTAAACTACTCTTGATTGTGTAATTAAGCATCAGTTATGCTTTTTTGTTTTGCTTCCAGATATTCCGCAAGGAACCATTCTTCTATGGCCATGACAACCATGACCAGCTTTTCAAAATAGCCAAGGTTTGCCATTGTCAGAGTCACAGATCTCTTTGTTTTAGCTCACATGGGCAAGCACACGTGTGCTTAGGCATATGTTACGCATGAGAATAATGCGTATGTGAatatcttttttccttttttggttAAAAGTATTGCGGCCGTTAACAATTGGACCTCTTTTATTTCTGAGCAGGTGCTAGGTACAGATGACCTTAATGCTTATTTGAACAAATACAGAATTGTGCTTGATCCTCAGCTCGAGGCTCTGATTGGGAGGTACTCAGTGTCTTGCAGTACTCTGAACATCTTATTCTTATCATCTTATGGTGTCACTTTAGAGCTCATTTTGCATCAGGAATTGAGAGTTTTGTTGCTTCACATGCACCTTTGTTGCTGAACACAGGCATATCAAGAAACCTTGGTCTAAGTTTGTCACTGCTGAGAATCGGCATCTTGTCTCAGAAGAGGTTATATGTTCCCTTCTTTTCGTACAGGTTTTCCATTCATCTGTCAGTTTTTTTTTCCTGCCCTGTCTAATTTCTGCAATA
It includes:
- the LOC127296586 gene encoding casein kinase II subunit alpha-2, with amino-acid sequence MSTARVYADVNVHRPREYSDYEALSVQWGEQDDYEVVRKVGRGKYSEVFEGVNVTNDERCVIKILKPVKKKKIKREIKILQNLFGGPNIVKLLNIVRDQQSKTPSLVFEYVNSTDFKVLYPTFTDYDIRFYIYELLKALDYSHSQGIMHRDVKPHNVMIDHELRKLRLIDWGLAEFYFPEKEYNVRVASRYFKGPELLVDFQGYDYSLDMWSLGCMFAGMIFRKEPFFYGHDNHDQLFKIAKVLGTDDLNAYLNKYRIVLDPQLEALIGRHIKKPWSKFVTAENRHLVSEEAIDFLDKLLRFDHQDRLTAEEAMAHAYFQQVRAAENSRGRT